AATAAGCTGCTCGAGTTTCATTTCAATGTTGAATGCCTCGAAAGAAGATCCCACAGTTGGATTGTCCATTGTAGAATTATGATTATAAGCATTTTTCACCAAGTAGAGAAGACTTCTTAGAGGTGTTTGTGTGTGTAAATGGGAATTGTTATCGGCTTTCTCGTTCCCTGATTATTTATTATGGTGATGGTTTTTGGCTTTACAGCTTAGGTTTTTCCCTATCACCAGATGATTCTGccacattaaatgaaatttcagCAAGTCCAACAACCCATTCACCAGGCAAGAAAATTTTTGCTGGCAATTTGGTATAAAAATTTGCCAGTgtgttatgaggaaaatatcTCTGTGAGGAATTGCTCAACAGAGtcaagtaaaaatcatttttcatgtcgctcgatgccatattgatttaaaatatcgACCTGATTTATCCAATGAGATGTATCATCCCCTTTGAATTTACATAATACTGAAGATTTTTCCCAGGCCTCGtgtttttataatcttttcaaTGGGAGGGTGACCATCTTTAATCTGTACCTTTTGCAATTGCTGTTTATAAAATCTTCCAGAAATCGGGGTATTTTTGTAATCACGCAAAATGTATATGGGGAAGGGTTTCTTGGCGATTATTTTGTCTATGTGAAATTTTTCGACTGTCCAATGTGCTGAAATCCTCTGTCAAATGATGGTTTAGTTTTTGCGACTCTCACCAAATCATCTACTTGAAGATTATTCGcattctttgaatattttgataaaaaatccaaatgttgGTCTCtatatcttttatttaaatttgcaacATCATCATCTGTTACATCGTTAGGTGTCATTCCTATAGTTCTATGATGAGAATTATTatagacaaaaatcaattgattcaGAACATCGATATATCTCTCtgtctttttatgtgtaaaatatctaAACATTTTCTGTTTAAACGTTCTGTTGAATCTTTCCACGACGGCACATTTAATTGATgggttataagaaaaattttgctgaatatttttgctttttaagtaacttttgaaaattgagtTTTAAATTCTTTCCCATGGTCAGACTGCactttttcaggaattttcccactctttttaataatatcggCAAAAGCTTTAGTAACCTCTTCTGCAGATTTATTCTTAAGTGGGCGCACAAAtgcaaatttggaaaatacatCAATCACGGTTAGAATGAAAGAGTAATtgttattatgctttttatactGTCTCATATCAACCAAATCAATTTCCCATAACTCATCAATATTTGTaactatatatttatttttcggaTAATTCTTTATTACAGGATGATGCAAAGTATACACATCttgtttttgcaaataatttgttatgtcttttttgctgacaatatttttcaaattttcaaacagtTTCTGTGGTCTGGAATACAAGTTTTTactgtttaaattcaaatattcctcATCTAAGGTACTGGAGTCCATGATAATTTCTTTTGCacaggaaaattgatttcagaTTGACCAGACCCTTGTGGCATCTTCCTTATATAGCTTCGAGTCCGTTTCGGCGAACGTGGTGTAATTTTTCTGGCCCTCTTTGGTTTAGCAGGTGTTTTCTCAGGCTCATCTTTATTTGTAGGCACACTGTATACATTTCCCTCATTATCCTCAATTGTTATACATGCTGGAATGCTAGATCTTTGAGATGGATCTCGCTCATATttcgacaatttttttaagagctTTTGTTGAGCACTTCTCGGGAGTCCATCAAAATGTTCATCATCAACAAGATTAGTGGTTTCGAAAATATCCTCCTCTCCTAAATTGATCAGGGAATCTTCTTTTTGAGAAAGTTCTTTTTGTTGAACAATATCTTGAATTTCATCATCAATGAAcatatcatcattttcaaacgCAGTTGTAGTAGATTTATCCAACGTTGGTGGTCCATTGTATCTTGTTTGGGTACCCACTgaatatgttggtaaaatttttctctgctttTCACGATGCAAATTGATAGATCgaggaaaattttgctttttgcgtTTCAATTCTGATTGCTTTGCAAGAGAATGTCTGTATCTGTACCATTTCTCaacattgttaatttttttgttagagaGAATTTTATATATCTCACGATCCAGAGAtgtcaaatttttctcaaaatttatgaaaggctTTAATTCATCAAACAACTCGGGTGTGACTACTACATATCGTTGTAGAGAATTTTTCTTCCTATCCATTATGatcccaaaaattttccaatcgcTCCTGATAATAAAGTTGAAATTAGGATTGGTAAAAATCCTGATCCTCTCTGCACTAGTAATTTCCTCCTGGAGCACTGTGATGTTTTTGAGCATGCAATTTTGCGGATctcatttttatactttttcagaGGTCCAATACGCTTAGgcttaatttgaagatttccatttaaagtattttgtacGATTTCTTGCAAAGCTTTGATAGttgattgggaacaattttggaTAATAGATTTCCTCAATGCTGGAGATGCATCTTTAagcacatacaaaatatgcttgtTTTCCTTCAATCTCTTGAAACAATTCCTGTGAtttaccttcttcttcttctgtttcatttttggatagatATTCGGGATTAGCAAAACACTCgcaaaaagatttattgaaaatattggatCGATATCTAAAAATATCTGGTGTCTCCTGGTTTAGATCAATCATAAGATAGCCAAAAGGTTGTTCAGTGCATTCCTTATATACGTTCAACAAATGTCCAGGATTTTCTGGATGCAGTTGACGAGCGAgaggaaaaaattgtgatttatcacGCACATTTTTGAAGATCACAAGATATTTTGCATTAAGAGAAATGGTTCGCGAGAATCTCGATTGATAGAAAATGttttgacaaataaaaattattgaaatgtttCGATGATGTGATTCTTTGATAAACATGTCACAAATTCTCTGCTCATATTTTTTGTCAGTCATCATATCATCAATAATcaccaattttgcatttttatcatTAGTGCCTATTTTATCGGGAAtgccttgacaaattttaagattttgaatttttgataaattgccAACACTTCCTTGTTCAGAGAAACACCAATAAATGTTCTCAAAGTCCGTATCTGTGAAGTCTCTCAAATTTCTCAAAAGATCGAGAGCAAAAGTTGTTTTGCCACACCCAGATGGGCCAGCCAGAATTATGGAGAAAGGCACTCGAAATTTAAACATCTTCttttttcagaaataatcaaatgatgaaaaatctcaTAGAGGCCGAGGTATTTATACATTTCCTCATCATGATctctgaagaaattttaaagtgaaaacaGAAAATGCAACCACAAAAGGAAAAACAATCCAcagaaaattcccaaaaaaagaagttgaatatattttacaaaatcttttatttttcaatagacAAAAAGGTTGAATCAGTTACTCTTCTTTCTTACATCCACGTTAACAAAGTTGTAATTTCCCGCATCTTCTCTCCCAAGATAGGCCAGTTCCCACATATCCTCTGCTGAAATTTTTGTCAGTTCATCTCCGTTCATTCGCTTGGTTAAGGATTTCGGGAGCCAAATGTTGATATTCTCTTCCAACTCAGCAATGTAGTTCTTCCCGAACTTCGTATTCACCATCCTTATTCCATGGATATGGTAATATCTTCCTTCTGTCAAGCTGCTTGCAGTAACTGCCTTCTGCATTTTAACCTCCTTTCTGGCTTGATCGAACATTTTCTGAAGATCCTGTAACAAAAATAAAGAGCAATATAAGTTTTGatcatctttaaaaaaaatcaattaataaaatcttacCATTTTGGTTGAGATTGATTCTGTAGATGTTAGTAAACGTAAATGTTGGCACTCTGACTTCTGAATgtggaataattaaaatttcaaacgttCGATTGCATTATATACTGGCAAGAAGTGCACCGATTAAAAATTATCCCACGGGAaaatgaaatatgatttttcatcataagaaaatgcaaaattgtgaaataaattcctGGAAAAACATCACTccagataaaaaatgaaatttgacacttttcctctttgtctgcactaggacatgtttcgaacatgTCTGGATGACGCTATCAAAATGCATTTTcgcgatcgcaacttttctcgGAAAAAATTCCATTCCCACCTGAAATATGATCttctgcacacgtgcaataaaaattctcatagaaaatgcaaaattgtgaaataatttcctggaaaagcatcatttgcgaagaatgaaattggacacttttcCTCTGCATGGACTAAGCTTATCGCGAAGACACTGCTGAATTTTTCGCGATTGCAACTTTTTCTTGGAAACAGTAAATTCCATTCCCccttgaaatatgatcctttgcacacgtgcaataaaaagtgtaatagaaattgcaaaattgcgaaataatttcctggaaaagcatcatttgcaaaaaatgaaattggacacttttcCTCTGCATGGACTAAGCTTATCGCGAAGACAACACTGAATTTTCGCGATCGCgacttttttcttggaataaGAAATTCTAATCCCACGTGCAATTGAAATTAGAGATTTTTGTCTGGACATAGTTTGTCCATTCTGTGGGAAAATGCATTTTCGCGATAGATGAATGTGAGTATAAAAACCCATCGCGGAATGCAATTCTGTCACAGTCGCTGCAATTTTAGTGAATACACTATCTCGTACTCTACAAGTGAAAAAGTGAAGTTCTAGTGAAAATGAGTGGTGGAAATTTGAAAGTTGTGATTGAACTTCTTGCCCAAGAGAAATCAGAAATTGAATTACTCAATTTCCTATTCAAAGACAAAAATGTGATGGAGCTGGTTGACATGCTGGCCAAAGGTGATGAAGTATTATCTGCTGCAATCTTGACAAAAATGAAGTCTGATATGGAACAAGGGTTGGAACTACAGATCAGTGATAAGAAGAAGCTCGTGAAAAACTTATGCGGACAACCGATGACTGAGAGATTAACGGAGCTGTTAAATGAGATTTTGTTCTTCACCAAGGGCAATAATCAACATGTTCAGACTGGCGGTGGAAATATAGATGATAATATACTTGAAGCGGGGATATCTCATAATATGACGGTATGTACAGATTCCCTAACTAATCTACATATAGTgagatataaaataaataaaattatttaattcaaggaaCAGGGAGCTACAAACGGAGCACTTGAGACAGTTGCTGTTGAAGACGTCGCTGAAACTAATACGGAGGAAAGGGAATCTTCAGAACCCTTTGAAgaagatttggttaaatttcttcaaaaaaccAAGTCTTTCAGCAAGCGTTTTAACACCACCCAAGTTGAACTGAGTTTCCAACTAAAATGTCCTACCTCAGATACCTGTATGGATTGGCTGGAAAAGGCTTTCAGCAAGGTGATTGCAACCGTCCAGGCGGAAGGAAATCCAGGGGACAAAGTAATCTTCGAAATATGTCTTAAAGGGGATTCAACCAATAAGCCCATATTTTTGGGACTACGTCCTCTGGGCTCTTTGACAGCAGATGCTGTATTTGCAGCCATGGAAAAAGTACATCAAAGTACAACAGTTTTCAGCGAAGCCGATGTCCTAAGTGTTAGAGCATATTTGATACATCAAATGGTAGGTAAGCAATCAattattttgctttttgtttgtttgttttattTGTGAGTATCATCATATAGTAATATTTGTTTTCGATTACATTATTCTACAGGGCGTGGAAAACGTCATTATCCAGGAAGGATGAATCTGGCGGAGATGAGGAGGTTCAAGCAGAAGAGCATAATAGATATCTCCGGAACATCTAATTGCCTACCAACATCACTTTTTGTTGGTAAGTGCCTCCTAATTAATGATCATGAAGAACGGAAAAAACAGTTACATCGTATAAGACGTTATCCCAGTGCCCTCAAAAAGGAAGTTtcacaattaattaaaaatgtaggTGGGCCTTTTAGTGAAGAGGGTTCATACGGGCTCGATTTCGTCaatagatttaataaaaaatttggaaaacaaTATAGAATCAATATTTATGATGATGCGGGGAATTTTGAAAGTATAGCATACAAATCGCGGAGGACCAaggaaaatcaaaacaaagtaATTAATCTATTTTATGATACAGATGAACGGCATTATTTCTGTATTAAATCTGTCAAGGGTTTTTTTGATTTCAATTATCAATGCAATATTTGTGACACTTTATATAATAACAGTCATATTTGCCCTGAAACCTGCAAATATTGTACAAATACTCCACCATGTCCATCTGTCAGGGATATGATCCCATGTACTTCATGCAACAGATCTTTCAAGGGCATCAATTGCTATCAATATCATCTTCTTAATGGGGTGTGTAATCGTATGAAAATGTGTGATCAATGTTTCGTCATGATTGACCCTTCCACCCCACACAATTGTGATTCACGCACTTGTGATATTTGCTTCAAAGTTTGTCCGCTTCCACACTATTGCTATATGCAAGAGTATAAGAAAAAAGTTTCCAGAGAATATACCCTTATTTTCTATGATTTTGAGTCAGAGTTTGTAGATATAGGAAATggattttcaaaacatgttccGAATCTTTGTGTGTCATATACTGTATGTCACTTGTGCAACAATTCTTTAGATTCAAACTGCACTAATTGCTCCCCCGTGGAACATGTTTTTGAGAGCGACAGCAGCGGATCAGCGGTAGCAAAATTTTTGGATTATGTACTTACTTTTAGACCTATGCCCACTGTTGCTATCGCTCACAATGCCAAAGGCTACGATGGGCAGTTCATACTCGAAGAGCTGTGCCAGAGGGAAGAGAAGATCGAACCTGTTTTACAAGgttgcaaaatattatttgcaaAAGTTAAGGGGGTCACATTTCTTGACTCTCTCTCCTTTATTCCCTTCCCTCTGTCACAATTCTCAAAGAGTTTTGGACTGCCCGAATGCGATAAGGGATATTATCCCTATAAATTCAACACCATGGAAAACCGCTCTTATATTGGACCTTATCCTCCAATTGAAATGTACCCAATCGAATCTATGACCTCCCAGCAATATACTGAGTTTCTAGAATGGTATGAGCAAGTCAAAGAACTCCCCTTTGACAACCGTAAAGAGCTCATCCATTACTGCCGCCAAGATGTTAAAATCCTCATGATGGGATGCCTCAACTTTATGCATTCCTTCATTGAAACTACATCTTTGAATCCATTCTTGCAGGCTATCACCATAGCTGACGCTGTGATGAAAGCCTACAGGAAAAATTACCTTACTCCCAATACCCTTGCTATTACTCCCAAAAACAATTATaattccaatttccttcaaatgcagagcaaaatttctttgaaatggcTCGTGTATATGAAGGAAACTTCCCATCCTAATATAAAGTATGAGGTCAAAATTCGCGGTTCTCGATATATTGCTGATGGATATGATGAGGCCTCTAACACTGTGTATAGTTTTGAGGGTTGTTTCTTCCATGGGCATACATGCTTTTTAAATAGAGGGCATGCATTCTCGAAAAAGCCCAATGATAACATGCAGAGTCGTTATGAGGCTACTCTAAAACGATTGGATCACATTCGTCAATTGGGGTATAATCTTGTTTCAATATGGGAGTGTGAATTCCGTCGGATGTTAGAATCGGACCCTGTGCTTGCGGAGAGACTGAACAATCATCCTGAAGTCGTAGACTCGGGATTTGATTTGCGATCAGCGGTTTACGGGGGCCGAACTGAGGTATTCCGCACATATTACAAATGTCGCCCCggggataaaatttattactatgACTTTACGTCTCTCTACCCGTGGGCGAACAAATATTCGAAGTATTTTGTCGGGCAcccaaaaattatcaaagatATTCCAAGTCAGGAGGAAGTATTGAAGCATGACGGTGTGGTGAAATGCACCATTCTCCCACCAAAAGGCCTTTACATCCCCTGTCTTCCCTTTAGGTGCAATAACCGACTCTTCTTCCCTCTCTGTCGAAAATGTGCGGAAGATCTCAATACTGATCGATGTCTCCATTCAGACGATGAGAGATCCCTCACAGGAATATGGTCCATTGATGAAGTCCGTCTTGCAATTGATCATGGATACGTGATCACCAAGTGCTTTGAAGTCTGGTCATACAGAACTTCTCAATACAATCGCGAGACGGGTGAACGTGGACTATTTGCTGATTACGTcgataattttctcaaaattaagcAGGAAGCTAGTGGATGGCCCCCGGGAGTTGAATCCGAGTCTGATAAAGATAATTATATCCGCGAATTCTTTGAAAATGAGGGTATACAGCTTGATAAAGAAAACATACGTGTTAACAAAGGTATGCGTTCCCTTGCAAAAATAATGTTGAACAGTTTGTGGGGCAGATTCATAATGCgggagaattttacaaaaactaCAATCTGCAATTCTTCTGAGGAGTTGAATGATCTTCTCTCATCTGAAGCTATTGAGGTTGTACATTTTTATCCCGTAAGTGATACTCAAATTTTTGTTTCATGGAAGCACATTCATGATTCTGAGCCTCCATCGAAATACGTAAATATGGGTGTCGGAATCTGTACCACAACCAATGCAAGGATCAGGCTGTACTCTGTATTATCAAAGAtaggaaataatattttatattgtgaCACGGATTCAGTCATCTACATAGTCCCTGCAGGGGAAGAGAATCCTCTTTCCACCGGtaaatttttgggagaattaaCTGATGAATTGGCTGATTTCGGTGAGGGAGCCTTCATCGAAGAATTCGTGAGCACAGGGCCAAAAGCGTATGGCTTGAAAATCTATTCCCCATCTACAAACTCTTACAAATACAAAGTAGCGTGCAAGGGGATAACACTAAACAAGACTGTCGAcagagatataaattttgaaagtttaaagTCCTTGGTCCTCTGCGAcgataaagaaattaaagtaacttattcaaacaaaattcaacgtcagaaatattttaaaattgtatctGGACCCTCTTCAAAAACAGCccaatttactttaataaagcGCCGTTGCATTGAAAATAATGAAACTTTACCATTTGGATTTTAGTTTTATATAT
Above is a window of Phlebotomus papatasi isolate M1 unplaced genomic scaffold, Ppap_2.1 HiC_scaffold_338, whole genome shotgun sequence DNA encoding:
- the LOC129809144 gene encoding uncharacterized protein LOC129809144 produces the protein MSGGNLKVVIELLAQEKSEIELLNFLFKDKNVMELVDMLAKGDEVLSAAILTKMKSDMEQGLELQISDKKKLVKNLCGQPMTERLTELLNEILFFTKGNNQHVQTGGGNIDDNILEAGISHNMTEQGATNGALETVAVEDVAETNTEERESSEPFEEDLVKFLQKTKSFSKRFNTTQVELSFQLKCPTSDTCMDWLEKAFSKVIATVQAEGNPGDKVIFEICLKGDSTNKPIFLGLRPLGSLTADAVFAAMEKVHQSTTVFSEADVLSVRAYLIHQMVGRGKRHYPGRMNLAEMRRFKQKSIIDISGTSNCLPTSLFVDSNCTNCSPVEHVFESDSSGSAVAKFLDYVLTFRPMPTVAIAHNAKGYDGQFILEELCQREEKIEPVLQGCKILFAKVKGVTFLDSLSFIPFPLSQFSKSFGLPECDKGYYPYKFNTMENRSYIGPYPPIEMYPIESMTSQQYTEFLEWYEQVKELPFDNRKELIHYCRQDVKILMMGCLNFMHSFIETTSLNPFLQAITIADAVMKAYRKNYLTPNTLAITPKNNYNSNFLQMQSKISLKWLVYMKETSHPNIKYEVKIRGSRYIADGYDEASNTVYSFEGCFFHGHTCFLNRGHAFSKKPNDNMQSRYEATLKRLDHIRQLGYNLVSIWECEFRRMLESDPVLAERLNNHPEVVDSGFDLRSAVYGGRTEVFRTYYKCRPGDKIYYYDFTSLYPWANKYSKYFVGHPKIIKDIPSQEEVLKHDGVVKCTILPPKGLYIPCLPFRCNNRLFFPLCRKCAEDLNTDRCLHSDDERSLTGIWSIDEVRLAIDHGYVITKCFEVWSYRTSQYNRETGERGLFADYVDNFLKIKQEASGWPPGVESESDKDNYIREFFENEGIQLDKENIRVNK